The following is a genomic window from Falco cherrug isolate bFalChe1 chromosome 9, bFalChe1.pri, whole genome shotgun sequence.
TTACAGCACGCTCATTACAGGGAGCGTGAATCTTTCGCTTGTGCACCCATTCCAGCCTACAGGGAAATTATGATAGACTAGAAGTTTCTAATGTTCCTTTGGTTtgcaaaaaatgtaatttctagCAAAGATGTGAAACCCTGTGTAACATTGTTAAAGTTTTGGCCAGAGGCTTTTGATTAGTTCTGAGATCTGTGAGAACCCAAGGTTGAAAGCACCTGCACGGCACAGTAGGATATCTTTGATTCTGCCAGTTCCTGCTTTGGGCTGTGCAAGATACTGGCTTTGATAAGGCTTTCTGGCATGACAATAGCCCTTGTAGCAGGCCAGCTTACTGCACCCTTGGaggacaaattaaaacaaacaaccaaacaacctTCTTGAAGGATATTTGAGGCTTGATCAGTTGCAAAACAGGAAGCTGTTAGCTGTTAAGGGAGTAACTGAACATGGCagttattatatatatatatattatattataataGGCCAAGAATGCTGTTGTCAAGGTTTGCCCTGCTTAAGTGAAACAACGTGTACAAGAAATGCTAGGTAGTCACTTACATCGCTTTGTTTCTTTGACATAGGATTATCCTATCTCTGATGTTCATCTGATTTTGAAGAAGGCAAAGGAACTTCAAGATTCCAAATAGTCCGTGAGCCTAATAAAAGGTGTCAGAGAAACTGTATGGCAGTGGATCCCAGGAGATGCCCCCACACAATGTGGTGCATTAAAGCCCCTAGTGGTCTCTGCAGGACttcaggttttgtgtttgggcTGCTGGCCACCTTGAAGATTTCCTTCTACTCTATTTATTAGGTCAAGGACTGATTACTTCCCCATCTACTTGGGTCCTGCactccagatttttttcaaatctcaaatgcctctgtgctgccaaaagcagttctttgtatctttttttaatgacttttaagtaaggggagaaagaaatcaTCTGTCTGCTTATTCCTGAAGGGATGGACTCCTATAGCATGGAAGTAACACACGGAGTAACTTCTGACAGGGAAGGGACAAGCTAAGTCCAGTGGCTTTTGGTGGGTGAATATAGAAGGATCTTCCTCCTGTGTATAAATTGTATTCCAATGAAGTCATGCATCCTGCCATTCAAGTAGCTTCTGGATTCTTCTCCCTTGTGTCTGCACTTCGCCATCCCTGGGGTGTGCAAAGAAGATTGCATCAGTTTCTCGTGATTGTCATCTGGCAGTTTGGACACCTTTGCCTGGGAGAGAGACCTTGAGAAGCTGAGATGGGAGGACACAATTACAGCTGGTGGCTTTGTGCACTGAAACTGCCTGAATCTGGAATCGCCTTACCAACAAGGTCTCCTTGAAAGCAAGACCGTGGTGGTCTTAATGAGTGTAGTTTGAAGTCAAGCCTTATTACGCACAGCCTTAGATCAGGAACTTGTTGCTGCAGGGAGGCCTCATGCTGCATTTCTGGCTCTGAACTGGAGCATATCCAGCTACAATCAAGAATCTGAAATACAAGAATCCGGCGCCTAGTCGCATGCAGTGAAGACAGCCGTATTTAGGGGCTTATACAGACATTGCACTGGGGTTTTCTGCCTCAGTGGCTTGTATAATATCACCCTGCATAAGCTGTGGTCAGAGTAACCTTGATATTGTCTCATAGTGCTTCTTGCCAGGAAGAGACAGGGTACTGGTCTGACCTACAAGTAAGAGTGCTCTTCTGATGTAATCCAGTGGGCATACAAGCATTTGTCATtagctggctgctggggctgatCCACTCTCCTGTGTACCGGTCCTGCTGGAGTCACAGTCCCGTGTTGGACACTGGTTCCTCCTGAGAGGGAAACCGCTGCATTTCAAATACAGCAGAGCAGGCTCAGGTGAACGTTGACTAAGACAAACTACGGAGAGAACTGCTAACCTGCCGGCAGCGTTGAGCTGATCAGAAACTGTAATCCTCAGAGGGAGAAGTTGCCGGCACCCAGGTGCTTTGGTGGTGCAGAAGCTCTCGAGCGAACACTAATCCAGCgtgcttttccctttctttctgtgctgtgttggCTCACCTCTGCATAGCTGTTTGACACTGCAGTTTCTGGTATTTATGGGTATTGATTTGTTAAAGGTCAGTTGTCTTTGTAAGATTTGCTTAAGCTCCTGATGGCCCAGAATCACCCTAGCAGGAGGGATGTTGTcagctttcagcttttttacTAGTGTTACTTCCTTCACTGAAGGCCAGTTCTTTACACGCTATTGTAATTCTCACAAAGGTGGGTGGGGAGACTGGAGGACAGGTTGATGCTTGTACCCACGTTCTTATTGGCAATCCCAAGCAATCTTTGCCTCTTCAGAAGATGCTTGAGTAACACTGATGCAGCCAGGTGTTGCTGCTGTGGCGGAGCAATAGCAAGCGAAGACTTAAAACAATCTGTAATCAACAGCTGTGGCTAACAGTATCCCTCTCTGCTGCAGTCCCTTCTAGAGGGTAGAGTTTTCCTCCCAAGAAATACAGAGCTGATTGACCAGGACAGCTCTGTGATGAAGCATTCTGTCTGCTCTAAGCACTGGGGCTATGTTCTTCCTGCCTTGTATCGCTGAGCTATTCCTGGTGGTCTCATGGTCTCGGTTCTTGGGTACCCTGCACTAGAGAGGCCGGTGGTTAGACCCTGTATGGCCAAATGGCTAGCTGGGAGACACAAACGCAGAACCGGAGGGTCAAACTCTTCGGCAGAATTGGACCTCCTCCAAACACTTATGCCTCAGAACTGCTCTAAACTGCTGTAGCCTGCTCACATTCCACTTACAAGCTCTGCTCTCACATCCCTGAATACCTAGGCTGTCTGTTCCAGGTCCTTCTGACAAGCGCAGGGTTCCCTtaagctgtattttctctctggtAAATGGGAGCGTCTGTGAGGATTCCTGCTCTGAACAGCTAGAAGTCTCCTTAAAAATAACctgagaaggcagcaggcaAATCGGGATTAAAGATTTTACTTGGAGATGaacttctgcttgttttttaGAGTGGCGTTTGGGCCCTGCGGTTGACCTCCTGCAGAGGAGTTGCCCAGCTCTGAGGTGGGTGCTGGTCTGTCGCATTACAAACACTTGAGGAAGACACTGGGAAGGTGGCTAATTAAGTGGCAAGTGCAGGTGGCTGGCTGGGTACGGGTGTCATGCTGTCTTCTCTTTTCCTAGGTGCTGAAGGGCTTATGTTACGCCATCTTCTCTTTAGGGGGAGATGCTAAATGCTTTTAGAAGGAGTCTGCTGTGGTCTAACAGGATGCAATGAGGGCTTTGGCTGCTGGAAAGGTTCTCTAGGATAAATTCTCTAGCCTTATCCAGACTACAGCTGCTAAATTGATTGAGCTTTTCAGAGAGAACTTTTAATGACTTTGATACACCCAGACAGGCTGGTTCCTAtgtgaaaagcagttttataTTCCTGCTTATCCCCTCCTGTGTGGTAGGACTTCTGTCTGGCTGTTGGAAGGACTTGTTGGACTTTTCAATGGCTTGGGACATCCCATTTTTTATTGTTGGGGTCAGACTATTTCAATAGCACTTCCTTGCTCTTGTGGCCAAATAACACCTGCTCCACCCTTGAGATGTTTTCccctctgatttcttttaatctcagtctgctgcaggagcagtgagGTTGGCTGAAGCAGCGGTTCTTTGGGTTGGGGGGCATTGGCCTGTGGTGCCTTGGACACCCCTTCTATCTTAGGGGCCCAAACAGAGGATGTTTAAGTGGCTGTTACAGCGCGTTGCTCACAGGCgtggctgctgccaggaggggaagggggaccCATCTTCAACTGGGAGGAAAAATGGGACGCTGTGCTGGATGCAGGGGAGCCGAGCCTTCCCTGGGAAGAAGAGGGGCcgctctgcctgcagcaccctgcagctcGGGCTGTGGGAAACGTGGTGGCTTTGCCAGGGGGGTAGAAGCAAGAGGATGCTGGCCATCGAGTTGTTGACGGCGGTCACTCAGAACACTGATTTTGCGTTTGGATTTTGTGACCTAACGTGGGCTGATTCACGCTGAGGCAGCGGGCGGGATGGGGGGCAGCGGCGCTTTGGGGGAGGCCGGGGTGCCTgggcaggtgggaagggacaAATGCCGGAGGGCCGGGGCTGGGTGTGCCCTGGGTGGGGGAGGCGCCGGCGCGGGTGGTCGAGGTCACTCCATCGCCCTCGGGCTCGTCCGCGCTTCCGCTGAAGCTCCGTTTGggcggcgctgccccggccccagcGGGCGGCTGCGGGTTacgcggccgggcggggggcgcgggccgcCCCGGGGGCGCCGCCGCTCCCAGAGGGGCTGGCGGTGCCCCCGCTGCGGTTTTGTACTCGCCGCCGCGGGGGCTCCCCGTTCGGCGCTGTGCTCCCGCCTGCGCAGCCaagccccgccccgccggtgCCGCTTctgccgccgccgggcccgggggTCGCGgcctgcccggcccggcgcccctCGTCCTTAAGAGGGCGACGCTGCCGCGGCCCCTTTAagcggcggccgccccgccccgcggcgcaGCGCACGGCCATGCTGCGCGCCCGGTGGCTGCTGCCCGGCGCCGCGCTGGCCCtgggcgcggggctgggggcggccctgggcgcccggcggcggcccgAGAGCGACGCGGTGGCGGCGCTGCTGGGCCGCCTGCCCGTGGTGCCCGCCGTGGCGGCGGCCGGCccgccgggggcggcggggggcgagCTGGCCAAGTACGGGCTGCCCGGGCTGGCGCAGCTGCGCGCGCGCGGCTCCTACCTGCTGTGCTACGACCCGCGCAGCCGCGGCGCGCTCTGGGTGATCGAGCGGCTCGAGCGCGAGCGGCTGCGCGGGCCCTCGGAGCGCGCCGCCTGCGTGTTCCGCGAGGACGACTCGGTGCACGAGTACCACCGCGCCACCAACGCCGACTACCGCGGCAGCGGCTTCGACCGCGGGCACCTGGCGGCCGCCGCCAACCACCGCTGGAGCCAGGAGGCCATGCAGGACACCTTCTACCTCAGCAACGTGGCCCCGCAGGTagggccgcgccgggcccgccgggggggtggggggtgaggagCCGGGCccgcggggggcgcggggaggcgGAGCGGGGAGGGCCCCCAGTAACCGGCTGCTGCCCCGCGGCCGGGCCAGGACCCCCACCTGAACGCGCACGCCTGGAACAGCCTGGAGCGGTACAGCAGGAGCTTGGCCAGGAGCAACAAGGACGTCTACGTCTGCACGGGGCCGCTTTACCTGCCCAGGTAAACGCGGGGGCCGAGcgcgggggggggaggagaggggcagagggggcaccccctgcacccctggCCGGGGCGATGTGCAGGAAGGAGCCCCCTCGGGGCAGGGtcaccctgcccctgccccccttgagctggagctgcagcgTAACCGCCGCCCGCAGCGGTAGTTACCGGGTTAGACCGCAGGCCTCTGAGCACAGAGTTTCGAGGTTTTGTTTCGTGGGCTGTTTCTCCACTTCAGACTGTGACTCTGCTTGCAGAGACCCTCACGCAGTGCTAAAGCGCAGCCGTCTCGTGTGGGGtctcttcagcagcaggaaaCGCTTGGGAAGGCTGTTAGGGAGAGAGCAGGGGAGAAGGGATATGGGGGCGCAGAGCCGACACACAGCTCAGCCTTCCTGTGTCACGTAGCCCCCGTCTCAGCAGTGGGTTTGCACCCCTGCTGCAGAAgtggggctgctccctgccgTCCTGTGGGGTGGGAGCTTGCTTCGGGGGCAGAGGGCTGAGGGGGTGGACGTGGCACCAGACTAGGAGGTAACACAGGCGTTGCTGTTGGTGCAGGATGGAGGCGGACGGGAAGATGTATGTCAAGTACCAGGTGATCGGGAAGAACCACGTAGCCGTCCCCACCCACTTCTTCAAGGTGCTCATCTTGGAAAAGGAGAGCGGGGAGATAGAGTTGCGCTCCTACGTGATGCCAAACAGCCCCGTGGATGAGAAGATCCCCCTGGAACGGTTCCTGGTTCCTATTGAGAGTATTGAGCGAGCCTCGGGGCTTCTCTTTGTCCCCAACATCCTGAAGAGAACAAGTAACTTGAAAGCTATCACAGCTGGAAACCAGCGTTGAACCCCAACTAAGCAAATCCAGGTATCCCCTAGGAAGGACCGAGAGCAGTTGCCTGCAGGGTAATAGTTCTTTGTGCAGTTTTAAAGGTGGGAAATAAGAATCAAACCAATGCTTCTCCTTACCCTTGCCCTCATCCTGCATAACAGTGGAACACGCCATGCAGCAGGTCTCAAGGGCAGGTCCTGCAGAAGGCTCCCAGGCACTTCACTTTAGCAGCCTGCTACAGAATCTGCTCTTGCTCTGCCACACAGACCATGCTCCTGTAATTGTTCCCTTTGGGTTGTGTGTGGCTCATTAAAACAAAGGgaagttaatttaatttctgctaCTTAGCGGGGAAGGATGGCTGCAGGGGGGGAGGACATGAGAGGTTCCCGCCTTTCTGTGGCCAAAGGCTTCTgtgattgttttctttcagcagatGGTTTTAGCAGTAAAGCTTTTGATCATCACCAGTATTGGGTGTTTCTTATCTGCTCTTACCAAAGCTCTGAATATCCTGGCAGGAAGAGGGGAGGACAGAGCCAACTTTTCCCGCTGCTTTCCTGTTTGAGCTCAGTGTAGGCAGAGCTTAAGGCATCACAGATAGAGCTGAACTGTAACAAGCTATGCTGATGTGCTTTAGTGCTGAGGCCCAACAGAGGCTCCAGCCTTTCCTACTGTTGGTGAGGATGAAGACTTGGAGTTGAAGGGGGCTGGGAGAAGTCAGGCCAAGACAGGAACAGCTTCTTGGCACAAGGATTAAGCTTTGACGTCCTTCAAATCTGAGGGCCACACGGCTCTAGAGGCACTGAGCATGCAGGATCTTTGCACGCTGAGCACCCACCCAAACATGGACTTCAAGGCAGCTGAGGTTCTGTACTGCTTTATTCCCCACCCCAGACACCTGAACTGCTGTGACCCAGGGCTGGTGCCAGCCCTTGCCTCAGCTGCTGAGGGGCAGCAACCAGCCCTTGGCCAGGCCGTGCAGGCTGGAGGGCGCAGACCTGCTGCTCCCAAGGGCAGCCCGGCGCTGGGTCGAGCAGCGCTGCCAGCTTCAGTCACGCTGCGTCTTGGCCCCACCAGGATCTTGGAAGTGATTTGCCCAGCACCTCACGTTTGAACAGCCGCTTCCCCATGGCAGACCTCAGCAAGGTcagttgttttccttccctcagcTGGCGCTGGGTGTCCTCACGGCCTCATCTATGTGGGGTCTCAGCGCAGACAGAGAGATCAGCAATGCTTCCTGGAACAGACCCAGTCGGCAGTCAGAACTGCCAGGCAGgccagctgctctctgccaaGGCATCGCCATGGGGAACAACATGGGGGCCACAACTGTTGCTGCCAGAGGTGGAACCGCAGCGGTGCTCTGCGCACGCGGGCATCGCACCCCGTTAGCCACCCGCCCTACCTCTGTCCGGATGGTTCTGCTGCCTTGGTTGGGACAAGTGTTCAGGTAGAAGTCAAATAAGACGCTTGGGTCTGTGACCTCCAGGTTTGGGTCCACGTCAACCCCAGCTTCCAAGCCCTCAAGACCTCCAAACACGACGAGGGCATGCCTAGGGGAGAGCacagggacaggctgagaggggaCGTGGCCCCTATGCCCGCCCCGAGGCAGATGCTGCAAGCTGTACAGAGGAGCACTGCTTGTGTGCCTTGAGCCTTCAAGCGTGTGAAGAACTGGCCTCGCAGGAACAGTTCTCTTTAAGTTGATCTGCAAGAAGCAGGCTTGTTTCTTTTGAGTATCTGGGTCTGTGTTCAAGCTCCTCTGTGCCGCTGAAGCAGCGAGTTGTGTCCCTTGCTGACTATCCATTCCAGCGGCCTCTCTAACAAAGGCACTTTGCCAACGCGACAGTCCCTGCTCCCAACTCCAGAGAGACAGGAAAGGAATCAGCCTTGTCCTGGGGTACTCCCCCAGCTTCTGATGCAGAGGAACGTGCCTTGGCataaaaggaagcagcagagcacaggaggGGGCCTGCAGGCGCTTCTGTCTAGGAGCATTCCTGCCTGGGAGGACAGCAGTGCCGCAGTGCAGCTCTGTGGCTGCACTAGGCCTCTGGTGGCTCCACACAGGGCCAAGCCAGTGGGACACAAACCTGAAGGACGGGAGAGTGGCCTGATCTACAGAGCTGCCCCGCTCTGAGGTCCCAATAGAGAGGTCATAGCCTTCCTTGAATGGGCACTCTGAAAAGACAGCACCTGCAAAACAAACACGATGTGTGGTTACTTATGTGGTGCTCTCACCCACGCAGCGTGGTTCCTGGACAGGCTGATGCCCCACAGGTGAGGTAGCAGCCAAAGGAATTGCTTTTTGGTGCCACTAGTGcatcaggaaacaaaagaaatatttgtctttCCTATGcactttccctgctgcaggagtcTCCAGCACACTTCACCGCAGCACCTTCTCCTCAAAGCTCAAACAGGTGCCGGGAATCATTCCTTGACTAACAGCTTACAATTTTCCTAGGAAGTCCAATCAAccaaaagacaagaaaaggaTTTTGCAGGGCTTTTGAGCTCAAATGTGACTGCCGGCTTTGACGTGAATGAGTGGGAGGTAGTTATCATGGAAATGGAGATGTACTGGCTGGAGATGGAGAGCACGAACTCCTGTCTTTTGCTACAACGTGGACGTTTGGAGCAATGACGAGTGGAGGTACAGGGCAGAGTACTGGTGGCACTTGGTGATTAATACCCCTAGCTTTAGCCCTTGCATTTCATTGCTGCAAAGCTGCTAGCTGCGTGTGTAAGCTGCCTTTAAAATGAGAGACTTCTAAGAAAGAGACATAATGTGTGCTGCAGGTGTGCAGCCAGTAGGCCTGAAGCTGGTGTGGAAGcccaggcagagccagggcagacAGCAGAGAATCCCTGTGAATACTCACTCAAGCAGGAGGCAAGGCGGACGCTGTAACCCCAGTACAAGCCTGAGACTGTCCGAGGGTGGTGTGTGGACACCACGGTGCCTTTCCGCACTCTGGCTTCTGAAAGGGAAGCAAAGGGATTAACAGCCCTGTGACCTCCTAGTGAGCTGGATGTGACCAGCCGCGCATGGCAGtttctcctggggcagggcaCCGACTTGGTGTACAACCCAGAACCTCCCTTTTGAGCACATTCCAGTAAGCGTGCAAGTAGGACAGGGCTGTTTATCAGCTCTTTGACCAGTAAGAGCTTTTTCCAGTTAACTAGGGAGGTATGGTAAGGGTGATACTAAAATGGTGTGTGGAGTGAAAGACACCCTGCGGCTTTGCACTATCTTCAAACATCAGTAATCTGAAGGCTGTCATGTGAAAGGACCAGCCCCTGCAGGACTGAAGGTTACAGATGTGAGCAGGGCAGTGGGTTACCTGGCTTCTGGGGTTCTGCCAGGCGCACAGTGACTCGCAGTCCAGGCTTCAGCTGTCTGTCGATCTGCACCTCCTGCAGTGACAGTCACCATCAGCATCAGACATTCTAGTACTGGGGAAGGTGGGGATGGACGGGGAGGATGGAAGACATTCTAGTACTGAGGAAGTGGGTGTCTGTTCTGGCCTGGAGCTGGAATGAGGAGCTCTGTGACCAGGGCCTGTGTGGCTCAAAGCAGGCTCAGGGCGGCTCGTCGGCAGCCTGAGACttattttgctgcttaaagGTTCAACTCCAGTAGCAAAGCAATGATGTGCTGGAACGGGCAGGCCCACCAGGACTTGGGAAGCCACAAACATTGACGAGCCAGGAGGGACAAGATAGCAACAGCATTTAAACCTCATGCCAGCCCACCACTTCATGCCAGCAGTACCCATCTTGCCTGCTTCAAATCTGCCAGAGACAGAGGAAGTTGTTTTGGGATCTGTGGGTAACAGACGTACCTTCCGCATCCCACAGTTAACAAAAGAGCCTCTGTCTGGCTTAGTTGGCCGGTCCAAGACCACCCCTTCTCGGTACTCTGAATCCTCATCCACACGCATGTGATGGGGGCTGTCCAGGGGGTTGAGCAGCCC
Proteins encoded in this region:
- the ENDOG gene encoding endonuclease G, mitochondrial; the encoded protein is MLRARWLLPGAALALGAGLGAALGARRRPESDAVAALLGRLPVVPAVAAAGPPGAAGGELAKYGLPGLAQLRARGSYLLCYDPRSRGALWVIERLERERLRGPSERAACVFREDDSVHEYHRATNADYRGSGFDRGHLAAAANHRWSQEAMQDTFYLSNVAPQDPHLNAHAWNSLERYSRSLARSNKDVYVCTGPLYLPRMEADGKMYVKYQVIGKNHVAVPTHFFKVLILEKESGEIELRSYVMPNSPVDEKIPLERFLVPIESIERASGLLFVPNILKRTSNLKAITAGNQR
- the SPOUT1 gene encoding putative methyltransferase C9orf114 homolog; this encodes MADGGVGRPQGLQAVERKVDWRRWKQERKAEKKKWREVKLLKKLEKQRVRERELAEKQAGEQEPSADRGRHHTLSVALPGSILNNAQSLELRTYLAGQIARACAIFCVDEIVVFDEHGEDVKSVEGDFDGIGRRGKACVQLARILQYLECPQYLRKSFFPKHEDLQFAGLLNPLDSPHHMRVDEDSEYREGVVLDRPTKPDRGSFVNCGMRKEVQIDRQLKPGLRVTVRLAEPQKPEARVRKGTVVSTHHPRTVSGLYWGYSVRLASCLSAVFSECPFKEGYDLSIGTSERGSSVDQATLPSFRHALVVFGGLEGLEAGVDVDPNLEVTDPSVLFDFYLNTCPNQGSRTIRTEEALLISLSALRPHIDEAVRTPSAS